The following are encoded in a window of Spea bombifrons isolate aSpeBom1 chromosome 2, aSpeBom1.2.pri, whole genome shotgun sequence genomic DNA:
- the OXGR1 gene encoding 2-oxoglutarate receptor 1 has product MDNISDYFFNSTVLHSSSQSSSNCTNILIANVIKKYYLPAMYSIILIVGVPGNIIAISVYVMKMRPWRTSIIILLNLAITDLMHLSSLPFLVFNYTNQEKWTLGDFMCKLIRVVFHFNLYGSILFLTCFSIFRYFVIVHPMKFHAIHKRRWAVIACAAVWVIALIEVLPMVILMTEVQDTVACVDFAVSLDTYNLRWYNAFLTSVGFALPLVVVTLCYTLINCSLANGPYTNDIYKKKARRLVVILLVVFYACFLPLHIFRALRIETREYNIGCLYESYIHAVYIASRPIASLNTFGNLLLYVAVGGNFRQAIQSVYKCKSNLYKQQP; this is encoded by the coding sequence ATGGACAACATATCTGACTATTTCTTCAATTCTACTGTCTTGCACAGTAGCTCACAGTCTTCTTCAAACTGCACaaacattctaattgccaatgTGATAAAGAAGTATTATCTGCCTGCAATGTACAGCATCATCCTCATAGTTGGAGTCCCAGGAAATATCATTGCAATATCAGTATATGTTATGAAGATGAGACCGTGGAGAACTAGCATTATCATATTACTGAACTTAGCTATTACAGACCTTATGCACCTAAGCAGCCTACCTTTTTTGGTTTTCAATTATACTAATCAAGAAAAATGGACTCTTGGGGATTTTATGTGCAAGTTGATTCGTGTAGTATTCCACTTCAACTTGTATGGAAGCATTCTGTTCCTCACTTGTTTCAGTATCTTCCGGTATTTTGTCATCGTTCATCCAATGAAATTTCATGCCATACACAAAAGGAGGTGGGCAGTTATAGCATGTGCAGCAGTGTGGGTAATTGCCCTCATAGAAGTCCTTCCCATGGTCATCCTAATGACAGAGGTCCAAGATACTGTTGCATGTGTGGACTTTGCAGTATCTTTGGACACATATAATCTACGATGGTATAACGCCTTTCTGACTTCCGTAGGTTTTGCATTACCGTTGGTGGTTGTGACCCTTTGCTATACTTTGATTAACTGTAGCCTGGCAAATGGACCCTATACCAATGACATATATAAGAAAAAGGCTCGTAGGCTAGTTGTCATCCTCTTGGTTGTTTTTTATGCCTGTTTTTTACCTTTACACATCTTTAGGGCCCTTCGCATTGAAACTCGTGAATATAACATAGGCTGCCTTTATGAGTCATATATCCATGCAGTATATATAGCTTCTCGTCCGATAGCGTCACTGAATACATTTGGTAACTTGTTGCTTTATGTGGCTGTCGGAGGAAATTTCCGACAGGCTATTCAGTCTGTGTATAAGTGTAAATCCAATCTATATAAGCAGCAACCATAA